From Halomicrobium salinisoli, the proteins below share one genomic window:
- a CDS encoding DUF7282 domain-containing protein, which translates to MSQSGSITAGQRIEVGLDGDVTPNQNLTIDLNVQGPGDSESSELIVEDIETTATSIEEGETDTAEVDGNTQGAAQLVYQGEPVALVGNDQGESFTLKGDDVTIQSDTGDNSRVYTYDSDRLSTGETYTVNFRGPDGTSSQDKEAFNVTSLGLSVSTDTSITDGDALEADATANRDGPAVAELLDDDGDTVDTIAKNLRGGQDVTFNFTAQDAGNYTVEVTDNNTGTTVTTDTIQVNEVDGEVGFEGNGFVTEEVGDVARVPVEFDNTEKATLVIGSEDQNYVAHVHVEDGDGDGEATVLFNSYAAGSDYDNIVDVADDDDSVSLESQGGDFYDDYDTNETGYREEWTSLLATADYDMNVSVGHVSLSETDDPDAVGGLSLQERSTEGISTWTAPRSDDYSDLEAADVHERVGSNLTQTDEVALQDYAVHAIEASGIEGAMEVAGGSDQAGSLIYSADGQAKFYLEESNPGPNAEPDQVVLNPGNTHLVPDAENDTYYLAVDTDGLTYDNTDSTSVSDGDELTANFSVYGHSDLSGDDTESVYGNYAMTDRTAELNDGEDISVRAQAGQQISGETSVAPGSDVTIRIRSTDTDEPFQLTPDTTVTENGTFTVEGDFSDVNPGTNFSASIRVNGNELGDSVNGQVGEAAGADVTFSDQDSDGSTVTVDSANLGAGGFIAIHAGDASGDVVGVSDYLGSGSQEDVEITLDEELNGSATLVAMPHQDTNTNEEFDYNGSDTDAPYTQDGTPVTDSAEITVGDDGGNETPTATATPTEETPTETATPTETATEGDGDDTPSATEGEGPGFTAVLALVALVAAALLAVRRDN; encoded by the coding sequence GTGAGTCAGAGCGGTTCGATCACCGCCGGCCAGCGTATCGAAGTTGGCCTCGACGGTGACGTCACTCCGAACCAGAACCTGACGATCGACCTCAACGTTCAGGGTCCGGGTGACAGCGAGTCATCGGAACTGATCGTCGAGGACATCGAGACGACCGCGACGTCCATCGAGGAGGGTGAAACCGACACCGCTGAGGTTGACGGTAACACCCAGGGCGCAGCCCAGCTCGTCTACCAGGGCGAACCGGTCGCCCTCGTGGGCAACGACCAGGGCGAGTCCTTCACCCTCAAGGGTGACGACGTCACCATCCAGTCCGACACTGGTGACAACAGCCGCGTCTACACGTACGACAGTGACCGCCTCTCGACCGGCGAGACCTACACTGTCAACTTCCGCGGCCCCGACGGTACGTCCTCGCAGGACAAGGAAGCCTTCAACGTCACCAGCCTCGGTCTGAGCGTGTCGACTGACACGTCCATCACGGACGGCGACGCGCTGGAAGCCGACGCGACGGCCAACCGGGACGGCCCGGCGGTCGCCGAGCTCCTCGACGACGACGGTGACACCGTCGACACGATCGCCAAGAACCTCCGCGGTGGCCAGGACGTCACGTTCAACTTCACCGCGCAGGACGCTGGCAACTACACGGTCGAAGTGACCGACAACAACACCGGCACCACCGTCACGACCGACACCATTCAGGTCAACGAGGTCGACGGTGAGGTCGGCTTCGAGGGCAACGGCTTCGTCACCGAAGAGGTCGGTGACGTCGCTCGCGTCCCCGTCGAGTTCGACAACACCGAGAAGGCCACGCTGGTCATCGGTAGCGAAGACCAGAACTACGTCGCGCACGTCCACGTTGAAGACGGCGACGGTGACGGCGAAGCCACCGTCCTGTTCAACTCGTACGCGGCCGGTTCTGACTACGACAACATCGTCGACGTCGCCGACGACGACGACTCTGTCTCGCTCGAGAGCCAGGGCGGCGACTTCTACGACGACTACGACACGAACGAGACCGGTTACCGTGAGGAGTGGACGAGTCTCCTCGCGACCGCGGACTACGACATGAACGTCTCCGTGGGCCACGTCAGCCTCTCCGAGACTGACGACCCCGACGCAGTCGGCGGTCTCTCGCTGCAGGAGCGGTCGACCGAGGGCATCTCGACGTGGACTGCCCCGCGCAGCGACGATTACAGCGACCTGGAAGCCGCTGACGTCCACGAGCGTGTCGGCTCGAACCTGACGCAGACCGACGAGGTCGCGCTGCAGGACTACGCCGTCCACGCCATCGAGGCCAGCGGTATCGAGGGCGCCATGGAAGTCGCTGGCGGTAGCGACCAGGCTGGTTCGCTGATCTACAGCGCCGACGGCCAGGCGAAGTTCTACCTGGAGGAGTCCAACCCCGGTCCCAACGCGGAGCCGGACCAGGTTGTTCTGAACCCCGGCAACACGCACCTCGTGCCGGACGCTGAGAACGACACGTACTACCTCGCGGTCGACACCGACGGACTCACCTACGACAACACTGACAGCACGTCCGTGTCCGACGGTGACGAGCTGACCGCGAACTTCTCCGTCTACGGTCACAGCGACCTGAGCGGAGACGACACCGAGTCGGTCTACGGCAACTACGCGATGACCGACCGGACGGCTGAACTCAACGACGGCGAGGACATCAGCGTCCGCGCCCAGGCCGGTCAGCAGATCTCCGGCGAGACCTCCGTCGCGCCCGGTTCGGACGTTACTATCCGCATCCGGTCGACGGACACCGACGAGCCGTTCCAGCTGACCCCGGACACGACGGTCACCGAGAACGGCACCTTCACGGTCGAAGGTGACTTCAGCGACGTCAACCCTGGCACGAACTTCAGCGCCAGCATCCGCGTCAACGGTAACGAGCTCGGCGACTCCGTCAACGGCCAGGTCGGCGAGGCCGCGGGCGCCGACGTTACCTTCAGCGACCAGGACTCCGACGGCTCCACCGTCACGGTGGACTCCGCGAACCTGGGCGCCGGTGGCTTCATCGCCATCCACGCTGGTGACGCCAGCGGCGACGTCGTTGGTGTCAGCGACTACCTCGGTTCCGGCAGTCAGGAGGACGTCGAGATCACTCTCGACGAGGAGCTCAACGGGAGCGCCACCCTCGTGGCCATGCCGCACCAGGACACCAACACCAACGAGGAGTTCGACTACAACGGCAGTGACACGGACGCTCCGTACACCCAGGACGGTACCCCGGTGACGGACAGCGCCGAGATCACTGTCGGTGACGACGGCGGCAACGAGACGCCGACGGCGACGGCGACCCCGACGGAGGAGACTCCGACGGAGACGGCGACGCCGACGGAAACCGCGACTGAAGGCGACGGCGACGACACGCCGAGCGCCACCGAGGGTGAGGGGCCCGGCTTCACGGCCGTCCTCGCTCTGGTCGCGCTCGTCGCTGCCGCGCTGCTCGCGGTCCGCCGCGACAACTAA
- a CDS encoding TIGR04206 family protein translates to MTRRVAAFAAVGLLPWSVVVSGGETTLVFAFGLVDPDPFLLTTLPDYVFAYTRGLPEYLLAWPLGVCLYVGALASAAVGRLTGREDHRITAGLLVFAGLTQVSFAFGFARQPGRYAVPVGTVTLFASAWWYEWPALRATLLGPVE, encoded by the coding sequence ATGACCCGCCGGGTGGCCGCCTTCGCCGCGGTCGGCCTCCTCCCCTGGTCGGTGGTCGTCTCCGGGGGCGAGACGACGCTGGTGTTCGCCTTCGGGCTGGTCGATCCGGATCCGTTTCTGCTGACGACCCTCCCAGATTACGTCTTCGCGTACACGCGCGGGCTCCCGGAGTACCTCTTGGCGTGGCCCCTCGGCGTCTGCCTGTACGTCGGCGCCCTGGCCAGCGCCGCCGTCGGGCGCCTGACCGGTCGCGAGGACCACCGGATCACGGCCGGCCTGCTCGTCTTCGCCGGGCTGACGCAGGTGTCCTTCGCCTTCGGCTTCGCCCGCCAGCCCGGCCGGTACGCCGTCCCCGTCGGGACTGTCACCCTCTTCGCGAGCGCCTGGTGGTACGAGTGGCCGGCGCTGCGGGCGACGCTGCTGGGGCCGGTCGAGTAG
- a CDS encoding OBG GTPase family GTP-binding protein, whose product MGLEEEIRELEEEIAETPYNKSTEAHIGRLKSKLAEKKEELEKRQSSSGGSGGYAVEKHGDATVALVGFPSVGKSTLLNALTNADSETGSYEFTTLDVNPGMLQYRGANIQMLDVPGLIEGAASGKGDGQAVLSVVRTADLVVFVLSVFEIDQYERLSKELYDNKVRIDQEPPRISVRRKAKDGLSVNASVDLDLDEETIKSVLREHGYVNADVTVGEQVDIDRLIDGVMDNREYLPSAVAVNKADLIEPDYKETVDEQLREYGVDPEEAVFISAEENKGLDALRERIWDELGLIRIYMDKPGRGVDYDEPLILREGQTVNDACEKLGGDFEERFRFARVSGPSAKHDEQQVGRDHELADEDVLRILTE is encoded by the coding sequence ATGGGGCTCGAAGAGGAGATCCGCGAGCTCGAGGAGGAGATCGCCGAGACGCCCTACAACAAGTCGACGGAGGCGCACATCGGCCGGCTGAAGTCCAAGCTCGCGGAGAAGAAGGAGGAACTCGAGAAGCGCCAGTCCTCGTCCGGCGGGAGCGGCGGCTACGCCGTCGAGAAGCACGGCGACGCCACGGTGGCACTGGTCGGGTTCCCCAGCGTCGGGAAGTCGACGCTACTGAACGCCCTCACCAACGCGGACAGCGAGACGGGCTCCTACGAGTTCACCACGCTCGACGTCAACCCCGGGATGCTCCAGTACCGGGGCGCCAACATCCAGATGCTCGACGTCCCCGGGCTGATCGAGGGCGCCGCCAGCGGCAAGGGCGACGGCCAGGCCGTCCTCTCGGTCGTCCGGACGGCCGACCTCGTCGTGTTCGTCCTCTCGGTGTTCGAGATCGACCAGTACGAGCGGCTCAGCAAGGAGCTGTACGACAACAAGGTCCGGATCGACCAGGAGCCGCCGCGGATCTCCGTCCGCCGGAAGGCCAAGGACGGCCTCTCGGTCAACGCCAGCGTCGACCTCGACCTCGACGAGGAGACGATCAAGTCGGTCCTCCGCGAGCACGGCTACGTCAACGCCGACGTCACCGTCGGCGAGCAGGTCGACATCGACCGCCTGATCGACGGCGTGATGGACAACCGCGAGTACCTCCCCTCCGCCGTCGCCGTCAACAAGGCCGACCTCATCGAGCCCGACTACAAGGAGACCGTCGACGAGCAACTGCGCGAGTACGGCGTCGACCCCGAGGAGGCCGTCTTCATCAGCGCCGAGGAGAACAAGGGCCTCGACGCGCTCAGGGAGCGGATCTGGGACGAACTCGGCCTGATCCGGATCTACATGGACAAGCCCGGCCGCGGCGTCGACTACGACGAGCCGCTGATCCTCAGGGAGGGCCAGACCGTCAACGACGCCTGCGAGAAGCTCGGCGGCGACTTCGAGGAGCGGTTCCGCTTCGCCCGCGTCTCCGGTCCCAGCGCCAAGCACGACGAGCAGCAGGTCGGCCGCGACCACGAGCTGGCCGACGAGGACGTGCTGCGTATCCTGACGGAATGA
- a CDS encoding 50S ribosomal protein L11 — protein MAGTIEVLVPGGQADPGPPLGPELGPTPVDVQAVVQEINDQTEAFDGTEVPVTVDYDDDGSFEIEVGVPPTAELIKDEAGFDTGSGEPHEEFVADLSVDQVRQIAEQKAPDLLAYDTKNAAKEVVGTCVSLGVTIEGENPRDFKEKVDAGEYDDQLAEA, from the coding sequence ATGGCTGGAACTATCGAAGTGCTCGTGCCCGGCGGCCAGGCCGATCCCGGCCCGCCGCTCGGCCCCGAGCTCGGGCCCACGCCCGTCGACGTGCAGGCGGTCGTCCAGGAGATCAACGACCAGACGGAGGCCTTCGACGGCACCGAAGTGCCGGTCACCGTCGACTACGACGACGACGGCTCCTTCGAAATCGAAGTCGGCGTCCCGCCGACGGCCGAACTGATCAAGGACGAGGCCGGCTTCGACACCGGCTCCGGCGAGCCCCACGAGGAGTTCGTCGCGGACCTCTCGGTCGATCAGGTCCGACAGATCGCCGAGCAGAAGGCGCCGGACCTGCTGGCCTACGACACGAAGAACGCGGCCAAGGAAGTCGTCGGCACCTGCGTCTCGCTGGGCGTCACCATCGAAGGTGAGAACCCCCGCGATTTCAAGGAGAAGGTCGACGCCGGCGAGTACGACGACCAGCTCGCCGAGGCGTAA
- a CDS encoding 50S ribosomal protein L1: MADQDIEQAVSRALEDSPDRNFTETVDLAINLRDLDLNDPSNRVDEMVVLPAGTGQETTIVVFAEGETALRAEDAADDVLDGDDLADLGDDDDEAKDLADEADFFLAEEAMMQDVGRYLGTVLGPRGKMPDPISPDDDVVEMVERLKNSVQLRSGERRTFHTRVGAENMSADEIADNIDVIVRRLHADLEKGPMNVDSVYVKTTMGPAVEVA, encoded by the coding sequence ATGGCAGATCAGGACATAGAGCAAGCAGTCTCTCGCGCACTCGAGGACTCGCCGGATCGGAACTTCACCGAGACGGTCGACCTCGCGATCAACCTGCGCGACCTCGATCTTAACGACCCATCGAATCGTGTCGACGAGATGGTCGTGCTCCCGGCCGGGACAGGCCAGGAGACGACCATCGTCGTCTTCGCGGAGGGCGAGACCGCCCTGCGCGCGGAGGACGCCGCGGACGACGTCCTCGACGGTGACGACCTGGCCGACCTCGGCGACGACGACGACGAGGCCAAGGACCTGGCCGACGAGGCGGACTTCTTCCTCGCGGAAGAGGCCATGATGCAGGACGTCGGTCGGTACCTCGGTACCGTCCTGGGGCCCCGGGGCAAGATGCCCGACCCCATCAGTCCAGACGACGACGTCGTCGAGATGGTCGAGCGACTCAAGAACTCCGTGCAGCTCCGGAGCGGCGAACGGCGCACCTTCCACACGCGCGTGGGCGCCGAGAACATGTCCGCCGACGAAATCGCGGACAACATCGACGTCATCGTCCGGCGCCTGCACGCGGACCTCGAGAAGGGTCCCATGAACGTCGACTCCGTCTACGTCAAGACGACCATGGGCCCCGCCGTGGAGGTGGCCTGA
- a CDS encoding 50S ribosomal protein L10, giving the protein MSADVRKTETIPEWKQEEVDEIVAILDSYESVGVVDITGIPSRQLQDMRRDLHGTAQLRVSRNTLLERALDEAEADIEELAEYVSGQVGLIGTNDNPFGLFKELEASKTPAPINAGEVAPNDIVIPEGDTGVDPGPFVGELQNVGAAARIDEGSIKVTEDSTVLETGEVVSDDLANVLNELGIEPKEVGLDLRAVHADGVLFEPEELELDVEEYRSDISAAASRAWNLSVNAEYPTESNASTLLQTASGDAKAVALQGAIEEPDVMPDLVSKADAQVRALASQVDDEEALPEELQGVEAQPAATESTDEQTDTEDEADAEESEEAADEGGDDEDDEDAGDALGEMF; this is encoded by the coding sequence ATGAGCGCCGACGTCCGCAAGACCGAGACCATCCCGGAGTGGAAGCAGGAGGAAGTCGACGAGATCGTCGCGATCCTCGACTCCTACGAGAGCGTCGGGGTCGTCGACATCACCGGCATCCCGTCGCGCCAGCTGCAGGACATGCGTCGCGACCTGCACGGCACGGCACAGCTCCGCGTCTCGCGGAACACCCTGCTCGAGCGCGCGCTCGACGAGGCCGAGGCCGACATCGAGGAGCTCGCGGAGTACGTCTCCGGACAGGTCGGCCTCATCGGGACCAACGACAACCCGTTCGGCCTGTTCAAGGAGCTCGAGGCCTCGAAGACGCCCGCGCCGATCAACGCGGGCGAGGTCGCGCCCAACGACATCGTCATCCCCGAGGGTGACACGGGCGTCGACCCCGGCCCGTTCGTCGGCGAACTCCAGAACGTCGGCGCAGCGGCCCGCATCGACGAGGGTTCGATCAAGGTCACCGAGGACTCGACCGTGCTGGAGACCGGCGAAGTGGTCTCCGACGACCTCGCCAACGTGCTCAACGAACTGGGCATCGAGCCCAAGGAGGTCGGTCTCGACCTGCGCGCCGTCCACGCCGACGGCGTGCTCTTCGAGCCCGAGGAGCTGGAACTGGACGTCGAGGAGTACCGGTCGGACATCTCCGCGGCCGCCTCGCGGGCGTGGAACCTCTCGGTCAACGCCGAGTACCCGACCGAGTCCAACGCCTCGACCCTGCTCCAGACGGCCAGCGGCGACGCCAAGGCCGTCGCGCTGCAGGGCGCCATCGAGGAGCCCGACGTCATGCCCGACCTCGTGAGCAAGGCCGACGCGCAGGTCCGCGCGCTGGCCTCGCAGGTCGACGACGAGGAGGCGCTCCCCGAGGAGCTCCAGGGCGTCGAGGCCCAGCCCGCAGCCACCGAATCGACCGACGAACAAACAGACACCGAGGACGAAGCCGACGCCGAGGAGTCCGAGGAGGCCGCCGACGAGGGCGGCGACGACGAGGACGACGAGGACGCAGGCGACGCGCTCGGTGAGATGTTCTAA
- the rpl12p gene encoding 50S ribosomal protein P1, with translation MEYVYAALILNESGEEINEDNLTDVLEAAGVDVEESRVKALVAALEDVDIDEAVDEAAAAPVAAGGAAAAPAEGGADEEAAEEEEAAEEEAAEEEAGGDDDDEDADGEGLGELFG, from the coding sequence ATGGAATACGTTTACGCAGCACTCATCCTGAACGAATCGGGCGAAGAGATCAACGAAGACAACCTGACCGACGTGCTCGAGGCCGCCGGCGTCGACGTCGAGGAGTCCCGCGTCAAGGCCCTCGTCGCCGCGCTGGAGGACGTCGACATCGACGAGGCCGTCGACGAGGCCGCCGCCGCGCCCGTCGCCGCTGGCGGCGCCGCGGCCGCGCCGGCCGAGGGCGGTGCCGACGAGGAGGCCGCCGAGGAAGAGGAAGCCGCAGAAGAGGAAGCCGCGGAAGAAGAGGCAGGCGGCGACGACGACGACGAGGACGCCGACGGCGAGGGCCTCGGCGAGCTGTTCGGTTAA
- a CDS encoding tripartite tricarboxylate transporter permease — MEVPVRLALAPGSTAATLAAILAGVALGTASGLTPGLHANTFALGLASLAAAVPGPPRLIGAAMLAAGTTHTFLDVVPALALGVPDPSMAAGALPGHRLVIAGRGREALRLSALGSGLAVAAAVPLAIPVTLAMGRAWPVLRAHLTLVMAAVAALLVLGERSPRAMVGAALSLGASGALGLATLDLSPAAPLSVGGMLAPLFAGLFGAPVLIESIGGAGVPPQDDATVALPKRRVAVVALVGTACGAVVGYVPGVSAAVAAAGALAVLSGSGPRAYVVATSGVNTATAVFALFALVSLGTPRTGVLVALESSKAPLNLPVLLASVSLAAAASFALVPVVGDRYLERIRRFDPTRLAVAVLCLLVVLSGLFAGGIGVGTFAAATAVGLVPARFGAKRANLMGVLVVPLAL, encoded by the coding sequence ATGGAGGTCCCCGTCCGCCTGGCCCTCGCTCCGGGGTCGACAGCGGCGACGCTGGCGGCGATTCTGGCCGGCGTTGCGCTGGGGACGGCCAGCGGGCTGACGCCGGGGCTGCACGCCAACACGTTCGCGCTCGGCCTGGCGAGTCTCGCGGCCGCCGTGCCCGGCCCGCCACGCCTGATCGGGGCGGCGATGCTGGCCGCGGGGACGACCCACACCTTCCTCGACGTCGTGCCGGCGCTGGCCCTGGGCGTCCCGGACCCGTCGATGGCCGCCGGCGCGCTGCCCGGCCACCGACTGGTGATCGCCGGGCGGGGCCGGGAGGCGCTGCGGCTGTCCGCGCTGGGCAGCGGGCTGGCGGTGGCGGCCGCGGTGCCGCTGGCGATTCCGGTCACGCTGGCCATGGGGCGCGCCTGGCCGGTCCTGCGGGCGCACCTGACCCTGGTGATGGCCGCCGTCGCGGCGCTGCTCGTCCTCGGCGAGCGGAGTCCGCGGGCGATGGTCGGCGCGGCGCTCTCGCTGGGGGCCAGCGGCGCCCTCGGGCTCGCGACGCTCGACCTCTCCCCGGCGGCGCCGCTCTCCGTCGGCGGGATGCTCGCTCCGCTGTTCGCCGGCCTGTTCGGCGCGCCGGTGCTGATAGAGAGCATCGGCGGGGCCGGCGTCCCGCCCCAGGACGACGCGACGGTCGCGCTCCCGAAGCGACGCGTCGCCGTCGTCGCCCTCGTGGGGACCGCCTGCGGCGCGGTCGTCGGGTACGTCCCGGGCGTCTCGGCGGCCGTCGCCGCGGCCGGCGCGCTGGCCGTCCTCTCGGGATCCGGCCCGCGGGCCTACGTGGTCGCGACCAGCGGCGTCAACACGGCGACCGCCGTGTTCGCCCTGTTCGCGCTCGTCTCGCTGGGCACGCCCCGGACGGGCGTGCTCGTCGCGCTGGAGAGTTCGAAGGCGCCGCTGAATCTCCCCGTCCTGCTCGCCAGCGTCTCGCTGGCCGCCGCGGCGTCGTTCGCGCTGGTGCCCGTCGTCGGCGACCGCTACCTCGAGCGGATCCGCCGGTTCGATCCGACGCGGCTGGCCGTCGCCGTCCTCTGTCTGCTGGTCGTCCTCTCGGGGCTGTTCGCCGGCGGAATCGGCGTCGGGACCTTCGCCGCGGCGACCGCCGTCGGGCTGGTCCCGGCCCGGTTCGGCGCCAAGCGAGCGAACCTGATGGGCGTGCTGGTGGTGCCGCTGGCGCTGTGA
- the corA gene encoding magnesium/cobalt transporter CorA, translated as MISAVVYGGDGVTEYDDLGAARDADGTTWVHATDATPAEMEAIADAFDVHPLTIEDVRNDVRAKTEEFADYTFLLVKTAALARGETSFADEVVTTAVGLFLGDGWVVSVSTGEAAPVDRVLRAVQSGDERLLQRGPDFTAYRILDVIVDEYFELLDAIEDQIERIEEEVVAAPDRETLDRINSTRRELLSIRKQIWPAREAVGVLARGDPDQVREETEKYYRDVYDHLVQLADLTETYRDLVAGSRDIYLNALSQSTNEVMKTLTVVATIFIPLTFVAGVYGMNFDPGASPYNMPELGWSMGYPAVMLGMALMGTIMLVHFRRRGYL; from the coding sequence GTGATCTCCGCAGTCGTCTACGGGGGCGACGGCGTCACCGAGTACGACGACCTCGGCGCGGCCCGCGACGCCGACGGGACCACCTGGGTCCACGCGACGGACGCCACGCCAGCAGAGATGGAGGCGATCGCCGACGCCTTCGACGTCCACCCGCTGACGATCGAGGACGTCCGCAACGACGTCCGCGCGAAGACCGAGGAGTTCGCCGACTACACCTTCCTGCTCGTGAAGACCGCCGCGCTGGCCCGCGGGGAGACCTCCTTCGCCGACGAGGTCGTCACGACGGCGGTCGGCCTGTTCCTCGGCGACGGCTGGGTCGTCTCCGTCTCGACCGGCGAGGCGGCGCCGGTCGATCGGGTCCTCCGGGCCGTCCAGTCCGGCGACGAGCGCCTCCTCCAGCGCGGTCCGGACTTCACCGCCTACCGCATCCTGGACGTGATCGTCGACGAGTACTTCGAGCTGCTGGACGCCATCGAGGACCAGATCGAGCGGATCGAGGAGGAGGTGGTCGCCGCGCCCGACCGCGAGACGCTCGACCGTATCAACAGCACGCGGCGGGAACTGCTCTCGATCCGGAAGCAGATCTGGCCCGCCCGCGAGGCGGTGGGCGTCCTCGCCCGCGGGGACCCCGATCAGGTCCGCGAGGAGACGGAGAAGTACTACCGCGATGTGTACGACCACCTCGTCCAGCTGGCGGACCTCACCGAGACCTACCGCGACCTCGTCGCCGGCTCCCGGGACATCTACCTCAACGCACTCTCGCAGTCGACCAACGAGGTGATGAAGACGCTGACCGTCGTCGCGACCATCTTCATCCCGCTGACCTTCGTCGCCGGGGTCTACGGGATGAACTTCGATCCCGGTGCCAGCCCGTACAACATGCCCGAACTGGGGTGGTCGATGGGCTACCCCGCGGTGATGCTCGGGATGGCGCTGATGGGCACCATCATGCTCGTTCACTTCCGGCGGCGCGGCTACCTGTAG
- the cysS gene encoding cysteine--tRNA ligase, whose product MTLHVTDTLTGEREAFEPANDDEVLLYLCGLTTSDPAHVGHARTWTHTDVIHRWLEYLGYDVRHVENFTDVNEKIVARVGEVGDDEREVARHYVSEFLEVMRDLNLRRADVYPRVSEHVDVIVEMVETLIEKGYAYESEGSVYFDVAAFDGYGKLSNQDVDEMESQGNPDERSEKRNPADFALWKAGGVDPEEIADHQHEGAAPPEEAAAEALTWDSPWGEGRPGWHIECSAMSTEHLGETFDIHVAGSDLVFPHNENEIAQSECATGQTFAKYWLHTGMVQVEDEKMSSSLRNFTTAADAVAEFGADVLRTFFLSTVYSADPTFSEETIAEAEERWERLERGYERAVEAADSVDAYARVEHPEFREAVAGARAEFEAAMNDDFNTREAMAALLDLASEVNAYVDEREEYDFAALKDAVEAFEDLGGDVFGLSFGGSEGGDVSIAEDLIELVLDVREEERAAGNYERADELRDELEALGVEVQDTDEGPSFRIE is encoded by the coding sequence ATGACGCTTCACGTGACCGACACGCTCACGGGCGAGCGCGAGGCGTTCGAGCCGGCCAACGACGACGAGGTCCTGCTGTACCTCTGTGGGCTGACGACGTCGGACCCCGCCCACGTCGGTCACGCCCGCACGTGGACGCACACGGACGTGATCCACCGCTGGCTGGAGTACCTGGGCTACGACGTCCGCCACGTCGAGAACTTCACCGACGTCAACGAGAAGATCGTCGCGCGCGTCGGCGAGGTCGGCGACGACGAGCGCGAGGTCGCCCGCCACTACGTCTCCGAGTTCCTCGAGGTGATGCGCGATCTCAACCTCAGGCGGGCCGACGTCTACCCGCGGGTCTCCGAGCACGTCGACGTGATCGTCGAGATGGTGGAGACGCTGATCGAGAAGGGCTACGCCTACGAGTCGGAGGGGTCGGTGTACTTCGACGTCGCCGCTTTCGACGGCTACGGGAAGCTCTCGAACCAGGACGTAGATGAGATGGAGTCCCAGGGCAACCCCGACGAGCGCTCCGAGAAGCGCAACCCCGCGGACTTCGCGCTGTGGAAGGCCGGCGGCGTCGACCCGGAGGAGATCGCCGACCACCAGCATGAGGGCGCCGCGCCGCCGGAGGAGGCCGCCGCGGAAGCCCTCACCTGGGACTCCCCGTGGGGCGAGGGCCGGCCGGGCTGGCACATCGAGTGCTCCGCGATGAGCACCGAACACCTCGGTGAGACGTTCGACATCCACGTCGCCGGCTCCGACCTGGTCTTTCCCCACAACGAGAACGAGATCGCCCAGAGCGAGTGCGCGACCGGCCAGACCTTCGCGAAGTACTGGCTCCACACCGGGATGGTCCAGGTCGAGGACGAGAAGATGTCCTCCAGCCTCCGGAACTTCACGACCGCCGCGGACGCCGTCGCGGAGTTCGGCGCCGACGTCCTCCGGACGTTCTTCCTCTCGACGGTCTACTCCGCGGACCCGACCTTCTCCGAGGAGACCATCGCGGAGGCGGAGGAGCGCTGGGAGCGCCTCGAGCGGGGCTACGAGCGCGCCGTCGAGGCGGCCGACAGTGTCGACGCCTACGCCCGGGTCGAGCACCCCGAGTTCCGCGAGGCCGTCGCGGGCGCCCGCGCCGAGTTCGAGGCGGCGATGAACGACGACTTCAACACCCGCGAGGCGATGGCCGCGCTGCTGGACCTGGCCTCCGAGGTCAACGCCTACGTCGACGAGCGCGAGGAGTACGACTTCGCGGCCCTCAAGGACGCGGTCGAGGCCTTCGAGGATCTGGGCGGCGACGTGTTCGGGCTCTCCTTCGGCGGGAGCGAGGGCGGCGACGTCTCCATCGCGGAGGACCTGATCGAGCTCGTGCTCGACGTCCGCGAGGAGGAGCGCGCGGCCGGCAACTACGAGCGGGCCGACGAGCTGCGGGACGAACTGGAGGCGCTCGGCGTCGAGGTGCAGGACACCGACGAGGGTCCGAGCTTCCGCATCGAGTGA